Proteins encoded in a region of the Thermococcus stetteri genome:
- a CDS encoding cytochrome ubiquinol oxidase subunit I, which yields MDPILLSRIQFALTAGYHWLFVPASIGTAFMVFLLWTMAAITNEEQWHKAAKFFSKWLGLFFVIGVPTGIVMEFEFGANWSNYSIFVGSIFGAPLMLEGLFAFALESTFIGVLLFGMDRLPRVISWISSFFVFIGSSLSALWILIANSWQQTPSGYIIASTPLGPRAELKDFMGAVFNPLLVSEYTHTVNSGIITGAYIVAAIGAYYLLKRRHVQVARSAVAIGIVVLAISSIVQLYPTGHMEGQVIAKYQPTKLAADEGLYKTESGAPMIVFGIVDEKNKEVKAAIKIPKLLSWLSFGDWNAKVLGLHDAAEYVWYQQVLNNPNFADEKVKKAVIEQIMKAHGVDPNDPNANEKMVKVLEESIPVAFMFYAYRVMIGLGTLFILIGLVGVLLLLLGKLYDARWFLKVLVYTLPLPWFASLSGWFTHEVGRMPWMVWGMVTVNTGASPNVTATSVLITLIGFVVVYSILFYIWLHFAKKLVREGPEPVEGDVTAKPVPAVSAAGGGQ from the coding sequence ATGGATCCAATACTGCTGTCGAGGATTCAGTTTGCCCTTACCGCCGGTTACCATTGGTTGTTTGTGCCGGCGAGCATAGGAACGGCCTTCATGGTATTCCTGCTCTGGACAATGGCAGCTATAACCAACGAGGAGCAGTGGCATAAGGCGGCAAAGTTCTTCAGCAAGTGGCTCGGACTGTTCTTCGTGATCGGTGTTCCAACCGGTATCGTTATGGAGTTCGAGTTCGGCGCCAACTGGTCCAACTACTCAATCTTCGTAGGCTCAATCTTCGGAGCGCCGCTGATGCTCGAGGGCCTCTTCGCCTTCGCGCTGGAATCAACGTTCATCGGCGTCCTGCTCTTCGGCATGGACAGGCTTCCGAGGGTCATCAGCTGGATATCATCTTTCTTCGTCTTCATAGGTTCAAGCCTTTCAGCTCTGTGGATTCTCATAGCCAACAGCTGGCAGCAGACTCCATCCGGATACATTATCGCCAGCACTCCGCTTGGACCCAGAGCCGAACTCAAGGATTTCATGGGTGCTGTCTTCAACCCGCTTCTCGTCAGCGAATACACCCACACGGTCAACTCGGGTATCATCACCGGTGCCTACATCGTTGCCGCCATAGGTGCCTACTACCTCCTCAAGAGGAGACACGTCCAGGTGGCCAGGAGCGCCGTCGCCATAGGTATAGTCGTTCTCGCGATAAGCTCGATAGTTCAGCTCTACCCAACGGGCCACATGGAGGGCCAGGTTATAGCAAAGTACCAGCCGACCAAGCTCGCGGCGGATGAGGGCCTTTACAAGACCGAAAGCGGTGCCCCAATGATAGTTTTCGGTATAGTTGACGAGAAGAACAAGGAGGTCAAAGCAGCCATAAAGATCCCCAAGCTCCTGAGCTGGCTCTCCTTCGGCGACTGGAACGCGAAGGTTCTTGGATTACACGACGCTGCTGAATACGTCTGGTACCAGCAGGTTCTCAACAACCCGAACTTCGCCGACGAGAAGGTGAAGAAAGCCGTCATTGAGCAGATCATGAAGGCCCACGGAGTTGACCCGAACGATCCAAACGCCAACGAGAAGATGGTCAAAGTCCTTGAGGAGAGCATTCCGGTTGCATTCATGTTCTACGCCTACCGCGTCATGATCGGCCTCGGAACGCTCTTCATCCTGATAGGCCTCGTTGGAGTGCTTCTCCTGCTCCTCGGCAAGCTCTACGATGCCAGATGGTTCCTCAAGGTGCTCGTCTACACACTGCCGCTTCCGTGGTTCGCCAGTCTCTCCGGATGGTTCACCCACGAGGTAGGCAGGATGCCCTGGATGGTCTGGGGAATGGTTACGGTCAACACCGGCGCCTCACCGAACGTTACGGCCACCAGCGTGCTAATAACTCTCATCGGCTTCGTCGTGGTTTACAGCATACTGTTCTACATCTGGCTCCACTTCGCCAAAAAGCTCGTCAGAGAAGGACCTGAGCCGGTTGAGGGTGACGTAACCGCCAAGCCTGTCCCAGCCGTTAGCGCCGCGGGAGGTGGTCAGTGA
- a CDS encoding NAD(P)/FAD-dependent oxidoreductase, producing the protein MAKVLILGGGTAGLVAGRYITAEARRLGLDVDVTMVTASERHYMPPLFMEVALGSAAPHETWAPIKNAEKIYGFKVDIDRVVEIDLDNRQVKTDGGKVYDYDYLFLGLGVKYVWDKYKGMNEYGYHNYTLEGAMELHERLSQFKGGKIVIYAPESPHTCGIYPYEMSLNLRMYFEHRGIEDVDITIVHPSKEPGMGLGPDLVRFFKREMEKARVKFIHNEGHVEITPNKVITKNAEVDYDLLIKIPPIAIPDVMSFMADDKDPRWAKVKGPDFRYPGYDEVYVVSEASMPPLGLLTAGVPLHNATVVAATSILHQIHGGYPVAEYAPTMCVGHGYNTGFSGNCEYRWNGSKYERTCYLLFKSPLVRLMKDSFYRGWLDSLRL; encoded by the coding sequence ATGGCGAAGGTTTTGATACTCGGCGGTGGGACCGCCGGACTGGTCGCCGGAAGGTACATAACGGCCGAAGCTAGGAGGCTCGGCCTCGACGTGGATGTAACGATGGTCACGGCAAGTGAAAGGCACTACATGCCTCCCCTGTTCATGGAGGTGGCCCTCGGCTCTGCCGCCCCACACGAGACCTGGGCACCGATAAAAAACGCCGAAAAAATCTACGGCTTCAAGGTTGATATAGACAGGGTCGTTGAGATAGACCTCGACAACAGGCAGGTGAAGACCGACGGGGGTAAGGTTTACGACTACGACTACCTGTTCCTCGGCCTCGGGGTCAAGTACGTCTGGGACAAGTACAAGGGGATGAACGAGTACGGCTACCACAACTACACCCTTGAGGGGGCAATGGAGCTCCACGAAAGGCTCAGCCAGTTCAAGGGAGGGAAAATAGTCATATATGCTCCCGAAAGCCCCCACACCTGTGGAATCTACCCCTACGAGATGAGCCTCAACCTCAGGATGTACTTCGAGCACAGGGGAATTGAGGACGTGGATATAACCATCGTCCACCCGAGCAAGGAACCGGGTATGGGTCTCGGCCCGGATCTCGTCAGGTTTTTCAAGAGGGAGATGGAGAAGGCGCGGGTCAAATTCATCCACAACGAGGGTCACGTTGAGATAACCCCGAACAAAGTCATCACCAAGAACGCGGAAGTTGATTACGACCTCCTGATCAAGATCCCGCCGATAGCGATTCCCGATGTGATGTCCTTCATGGCCGACGACAAGGATCCAAGGTGGGCGAAGGTAAAGGGCCCCGACTTCCGCTACCCCGGCTACGATGAGGTCTACGTCGTGAGCGAGGCTTCAATGCCGCCGCTTGGACTCCTCACAGCTGGAGTCCCGCTCCACAACGCGACCGTTGTAGCCGCAACCAGCATACTCCACCAGATACACGGGGGCTACCCGGTTGCCGAGTACGCACCCACCATGTGCGTAGGACACGGCTACAACACCGGCTTCTCGGGCAACTGCGAGTACAGGTGGAACGGAAGTAAGTACGAGAGAACCTGCTACCTGCTCTTCAAGAGCCCACTCGTGAGGCTGATGAAGGATTCCTTCTACAGGGGCTGGCTCGATAGCCTGAGGTTGTGA
- a CDS encoding DUF1641 domain-containing protein, whose translation MSELNFTPEEIAAVKELAEVALALKRGGYLGLIKAMTENGDKFLDTISEEKILRLLGVGNAALEPVRELETSEVMEIEWNTEELVSALLKALAKTNPKEVPKVGMMAALGYLRDEDVQKGLGFLLTLAKNLGAAMNGKL comes from the coding sequence ATGAGCGAACTCAATTTTACTCCTGAAGAAATAGCTGCTGTTAAGGAGCTCGCGGAGGTCGCCCTCGCCCTCAAGAGAGGGGGCTACCTCGGCCTCATCAAAGCCATGACCGAGAACGGGGACAAGTTCCTTGATACCATATCGGAGGAGAAGATTTTGAGGCTCCTCGGGGTGGGAAACGCCGCCCTTGAACCGGTGAGGGAGCTCGAAACCTCCGAAGTTATGGAGATAGAGTGGAACACCGAAGAGCTCGTCAGTGCACTCCTGAAGGCCCTGGCAAAGACCAACCCGAAGGAGGTTCCAAAGGTCGGGATGATGGCGGCCCTTGGCTACCTCCGCGACGAGGACGTCCAGAAGGGGCTCGGCTTCCTTCTGACCCTGGCAAAGAACCTCGGAGCCGCGATGAACGGCAAGCTCTGA
- the hemH gene encoding ferrochelatase, with amino-acid sequence MRVLFTYMGAPTTPNEIEDFIFRFLYDVRHHIGLNVPGAKAIIKGIAKARARQVKPHYDAIGGRSPLVDYMREIVKMVSARTGHEIELGMCYSRPLLEELEGPFDLVFPMYHVYSSSTTERCLVKIRELFGDVRYVREWYQNGKFVEWVRENIRVGLRESGFENPYVILSLHSLPKRVIDEGDPYLKSHQRLAKTVMEAFDLPWEMAFQSKFGKGDWLGPEVPEVLKRLKEEGVEEVLVYPLSFIVENVETLYELDIEYKEIADELGLRYYRARLNHRNPLLIEAISEVIENASG; translated from the coding sequence GTGAGGGTTCTCTTCACATACATGGGCGCGCCGACGACCCCCAATGAAATAGAAGACTTCATCTTCCGCTTCCTTTACGATGTCAGGCACCACATAGGCCTTAATGTCCCCGGTGCTAAGGCCATAATCAAAGGCATAGCAAAGGCCAGGGCGAGGCAGGTTAAGCCGCATTACGATGCGATAGGCGGTAGAAGCCCCCTCGTTGACTACATGCGCGAGATAGTCAAAATGGTGAGCGCGAGAACCGGCCACGAGATAGAACTCGGTATGTGCTACTCAAGGCCACTCCTTGAGGAACTCGAAGGACCTTTCGACCTTGTCTTTCCAATGTACCACGTCTATTCAAGCTCAACCACCGAGCGCTGTCTCGTCAAAATCCGCGAGCTCTTTGGGGATGTCCGCTACGTGAGGGAATGGTACCAAAACGGGAAGTTCGTTGAGTGGGTCAGAGAGAACATACGGGTCGGTCTCAGGGAGAGCGGCTTTGAGAACCCCTACGTTATCCTCAGTCTCCACAGCCTTCCGAAGAGGGTCATAGACGAGGGGGACCCCTACCTCAAGAGCCACCAGAGGCTTGCAAAAACCGTTATGGAGGCCTTTGACCTTCCCTGGGAGATGGCCTTCCAGAGCAAGTTCGGTAAAGGCGACTGGCTCGGCCCGGAGGTCCCAGAAGTCCTGAAGAGGCTGAAGGAAGAGGGAGTTGAGGAGGTTTTAGTTTACCCTCTCAGCTTCATTGTTGAGAACGTCGAGACCCTCTACGAGCTGGATATTGAGTATAAGGAGATCGCCGATGAGCTTGGCCTCAGGTATTACCGTGCCAGGTTAAATCACCGTAACCCCCTGCTCATCGAAGCGATATCGGAGGTGATTGAGAATGCATCCGGTTAA
- a CDS encoding DUF3887 domain-containing protein translates to MRKALAVFLFTFIILSTVLADQRSQGDEFMGKFVEAINTGNYSLIEPYMSEELRAQFTEDYFQNLRELTLKNYGKLKGFTYEGNETQDDLLRLKYRVEAEKGSFPVLLVYRDGELVGLALGVTPKPNPLGMLAAMGGALLALTGLYLWRERVNLPELALGSGLALALSIILPFYSLTGTLLLPRAVAIPVVSLLSALTIEAGKYYLAKNRDGLSLGLGLGIGQFVLLGIGTFVATNFIMKLPVSFTGSVLPLFLEAVIFTTFYALSTEVYSKRREPMPFAVFAAVEFLSLYLLGLGSAYGSLVMALAGAAIAWKLGGE, encoded by the coding sequence ATGAGGAAAGCCCTTGCAGTCTTTCTTTTCACCTTCATCATCTTATCCACTGTTCTCGCCGACCAGCGCTCCCAGGGAGACGAGTTCATGGGAAAGTTCGTCGAGGCCATTAACACTGGAAACTACTCCCTCATAGAGCCTTACATGAGCGAGGAGCTGAGGGCCCAGTTCACGGAGGATTATTTCCAGAACCTCAGGGAGCTCACGCTGAAGAACTACGGAAAGCTGAAAGGGTTTACCTACGAGGGCAACGAGACCCAGGACGACCTTCTGAGGCTGAAGTACAGGGTTGAGGCCGAAAAAGGCTCTTTTCCGGTTCTCCTCGTCTACCGCGACGGTGAGCTCGTGGGCCTTGCCCTCGGAGTTACTCCGAAGCCCAACCCACTCGGAATGCTCGCGGCAATGGGTGGTGCACTTTTAGCCCTAACCGGCCTCTACCTCTGGAGGGAGAGAGTAAACCTTCCGGAGCTTGCGCTCGGCTCCGGCCTGGCCCTGGCCCTCTCGATAATACTGCCATTCTACTCCCTGACTGGAACGTTACTCCTGCCGAGAGCGGTGGCAATCCCTGTGGTTTCCCTGCTCAGCGCGCTGACAATCGAAGCTGGAAAGTACTACCTCGCCAAAAACAGAGACGGGCTATCTTTGGGCCTCGGCCTAGGCATCGGTCAGTTCGTCCTCCTTGGAATAGGGACGTTCGTTGCCACCAACTTCATAATGAAGCTTCCCGTGTCGTTTACCGGCAGTGTTCTCCCCCTCTTCCTTGAGGCCGTTATCTTCACTACCTTCTATGCCCTGAGCACCGAGGTCTACTCAAAGAGGAGGGAGCCGATGCCCTTTGCCGTTTTTGCGGCAGTTGAATTCCTCTCACTGTATCTCCTTGGTCTCGGAAGTGCGTACGGCTCGCTGGTAATGGCCCTTGCGGGAGCGGCGATAGCCTGGAAGCTCGGGGGTGAGTGA
- a CDS encoding polyprenyl synthetase family protein yields the protein MESLDAKMLELLEGSVELAQKVGEYVIRSGGKRIRPRIAMAVSRGLNLDERDALDLAASIELIHTASLIHDDIIDLAEKRRNNPTVVMRWGPELAVLSGDFLFIRALRVIASKKLEMVDYVAKVVEDMVKAEILQEAVRGTVHLDVETYYRIIDGKTGRLFGAAFTLPAYYLGKPFWRELDRAGTLVGRAFQIVDDVLDYFPGTGKDRFKDLLNGKTTLPLILYTERYGSSLVEKALREPSEENSLELFERMSRAGVFREAVDIARGFVNEALKAISTLPIDSKPVVDLVSEYFDRVFAKFENLSP from the coding sequence ATGGAGTCCCTTGATGCAAAGATGCTCGAACTCCTTGAGGGGAGCGTTGAGCTCGCCCAGAAGGTGGGCGAGTACGTCATAAGGAGCGGCGGGAAGAGAATAAGGCCGAGAATAGCGATGGCCGTCTCAAGGGGTTTAAACCTCGATGAGAGGGATGCCCTCGACCTGGCCGCTTCGATAGAGCTCATCCACACTGCCAGCTTAATCCACGACGACATAATAGACCTGGCCGAGAAGAGGAGAAACAATCCCACGGTTGTGATGCGCTGGGGGCCGGAGCTTGCCGTTCTGAGCGGTGACTTCCTCTTCATAAGGGCCCTCCGCGTCATAGCCTCAAAAAAGCTTGAGATGGTCGACTACGTTGCCAAGGTCGTTGAGGACATGGTGAAGGCCGAGATACTGCAGGAGGCCGTGAGGGGCACTGTCCACCTCGACGTCGAGACCTACTACAGGATTATCGATGGAAAGACTGGCCGGCTGTTTGGGGCGGCCTTCACCCTCCCAGCTTACTACCTCGGAAAGCCCTTCTGGAGGGAACTCGACAGGGCCGGGACGCTCGTGGGGAGGGCCTTCCAGATAGTGGACGACGTTTTGGACTACTTCCCTGGAACGGGAAAGGATCGCTTCAAGGACCTCCTTAACGGAAAGACCACGCTCCCGCTCATCCTCTACACGGAAAGGTACGGCTCTTCCCTCGTTGAGAAGGCCCTTAGAGAGCCCAGTGAAGAGAATTCCCTTGAGCTGTTTGAGAGAATGAGCAGGGCCGGCGTTTTCAGAGAGGCTGTTGACATAGCCAGGGGCTTTGTGAACGAGGCCCTTAAAGCAATCTCCACCCTTCCAATTGACTCAAAACCCGTCGTCGATCTCGTATCGGAATACTTTGACAGGGTATTCGCGAAGTTTGAAAACCTCTCGCCTTAG
- a CDS encoding hydrogenase 4 subunit D, producing the protein MIGLLASMAYVVPLIGGLILFKLDERKADAVMLASFISALIAQLGVAYLFLTEHHEMVHVSYITTERFGEAYGIIIDPMSVLIGTVVAVAGFIFMFYGVEYMSERNVGHPGGKGRGLFYAWMTLFEGATLGFIYSSTFLGLLIFFELMGLACWGVVSYYNTPKARRAGFKAFIIPNVGAMIGFYTAVGIGITQLHDLSLFSLSNVDPSVKPWLFIALLLAGYTKSAQFPTYSWIPDAMEAPTPASAFLHGAAMVEMGVYLVARVLQFIGDLPIWVFYFMAIMVSLTLLIPILNYPVQKDAKRLLAYSTVAEAAIMFSGLTFAALGLDIGLKAAMFQLTTHAFIKGLGFLTAGTFTYSLGMLDLRKISGLKDVLPINGFSWAVALLGLAGLPPMGIAFSKAELLTDLVALKTTPLAWLPIIMVLTDSGVFLWVGMKWIGRNVFGKPSVEKAPTHWIINVSLIALIILTLVSAILAYPLVEEITFYGVGA; encoded by the coding sequence ATGATAGGACTTCTGGCGTCAATGGCTTACGTTGTTCCGCTCATCGGTGGGCTAATCCTCTTCAAGCTGGACGAGAGGAAGGCGGATGCTGTAATGCTCGCCTCTTTCATCTCCGCGCTGATAGCCCAGCTCGGCGTCGCTTATCTCTTCCTAACTGAGCATCACGAGATGGTTCACGTCTCCTACATCACCACTGAAAGGTTCGGAGAGGCCTACGGGATAATAATCGACCCGATGAGCGTTTTAATCGGCACCGTTGTGGCTGTAGCTGGCTTCATATTCATGTTCTACGGCGTTGAGTATATGAGCGAGAGGAACGTCGGGCACCCGGGAGGGAAAGGCAGGGGGCTCTTCTACGCCTGGATGACTCTCTTTGAGGGCGCTACGCTTGGCTTCATATACTCCTCTACATTCCTCGGCCTCCTCATCTTCTTCGAGCTCATGGGGCTTGCCTGCTGGGGAGTTGTCAGCTACTACAACACGCCAAAGGCAAGGAGGGCCGGTTTCAAGGCCTTCATAATCCCGAACGTTGGGGCGATGATAGGATTCTATACCGCCGTCGGGATAGGCATAACCCAGCTCCACGACCTCAGCCTGTTCTCGCTCTCCAACGTTGATCCATCCGTAAAGCCCTGGCTGTTCATTGCGCTCCTCTTAGCCGGCTACACCAAGAGCGCCCAGTTTCCAACTTACTCCTGGATTCCGGACGCGATGGAGGCACCGACACCTGCCTCGGCCTTCCTCCACGGTGCGGCGATGGTCGAGATGGGTGTCTACCTCGTTGCCAGGGTTCTCCAGTTCATTGGCGACCTCCCAATCTGGGTGTTCTATTTCATGGCCATAATGGTCTCGCTGACCCTCCTCATCCCGATACTTAACTATCCCGTCCAGAAGGACGCGAAGAGGCTTTTGGCATACTCAACGGTCGCAGAAGCGGCCATAATGTTCTCCGGACTAACCTTCGCCGCCCTCGGTCTCGACATCGGGCTTAAAGCGGCTATGTTCCAGCTCACCACTCATGCCTTCATAAAGGGGCTCGGCTTCCTCACCGCCGGAACCTTCACCTACTCCCTTGGAATGCTCGACCTCAGGAAAATAAGCGGGCTGAAGGATGTCCTTCCAATCAATGGCTTCTCATGGGCTGTGGCACTTCTCGGTCTCGCCGGCCTTCCTCCGATGGGAATAGCCTTCAGCAAGGCTGAGCTTTTGACGGACCTCGTTGCCCTCAAAACAACTCCCCTTGCATGGCTTCCGATAATCATGGTTCTCACTGACTCGGGGGTTTTCCTATGGGTGGGAATGAAGTGGATAGGAAGGAACGTCTTCGGAAAGCCGAGCGTGGAAAAGGCCCCAACGCACTGGATAATTAACGTCTCCTTGATAGCCCTCATAATCCTGACGCTGGTCTCGGCAATCCTGGCATACCCGCTCGTTGAGGAGATAACCTTCTATGGGGTGGGAGCATGA
- a CDS encoding complex I subunit 5 family protein, translating into MIALTNASVISLALAFFALGAIMPFLKRDFRVSLPPAIIGSLLTLFAGAYGVYHKIEGEVLFGLLQTAVKIELLNGFFIAFLGLVGLFVSLYLLHYDMEPRHLTFAIAYNGALASALLFLATDNLEKLTLSYELIALFTLALFLSTVPRRGRITARNYIVLTQVFGIIPLLIATSLAYSAVGSLHGLTFEALRENLDKLPVGVWLLYALYLFPALVRSGVFPLHTWVPRVYQRLPSPLVPVFIALEGTGVYFSLRIFFETLPHSQVVGYSIAVLGTVSVFATLYSFKEIRLKTKFAYHSVMDVGVSYFALGSALVLGGTLGTVALVGAILHTLYQTLYKSAIFFGLGAIEHYGEEPNICSLRKLLKGHVITLFISLSAFSMAGVPPLAAFVSKWLIYEASFGTANVYLWIMGLTVAFLGLFPLASILQVRRINRLLCKREVEREEVPLYIRSVTGVVAFLGFFVAIFPLMVFPWLQHIVGELIGVEIESLSKTFFASPITVFAVALLFVSTYAGWKIGRMPTDRVSELLLIFYNMGDILRFTAEFFLKEGKKAYLTYILPVIKVVPKHELPLVKDYDDALDYPVKHLDEAMFMPLIRLFERLAKWGGEKNLDMNALISGFAVALALLIVLLGVVS; encoded by the coding sequence ATGATAGCGCTCACCAACGCCTCGGTGATCTCGCTGGCGCTGGCCTTTTTCGCCCTCGGCGCCATAATGCCGTTCCTAAAGCGAGACTTCAGGGTGAGCCTGCCTCCAGCTATAATCGGCTCCCTGCTCACGCTCTTCGCTGGAGCCTACGGCGTTTATCACAAGATAGAGGGGGAAGTGCTCTTTGGACTTCTCCAGACGGCGGTTAAGATAGAACTGCTGAACGGCTTTTTCATAGCCTTCCTCGGCCTTGTGGGCCTGTTCGTCTCCCTCTACCTCCTCCACTACGACATGGAGCCGAGGCATTTGACCTTTGCAATAGCGTACAACGGCGCTCTCGCTTCAGCCCTGCTCTTCCTCGCAACGGACAACCTTGAGAAACTCACCCTCTCCTACGAGCTGATAGCCCTGTTCACCCTTGCCCTATTCCTATCAACTGTCCCGAGGAGAGGAAGGATAACAGCGAGGAACTACATAGTCTTGACTCAGGTCTTCGGTATAATCCCCCTCCTGATAGCGACAAGTCTCGCCTATTCCGCTGTCGGGAGCCTCCATGGTCTAACCTTCGAGGCCCTAAGGGAGAACCTTGATAAGCTCCCCGTTGGGGTCTGGCTCCTCTATGCCCTATACCTCTTCCCGGCCCTTGTCCGTTCAGGCGTCTTCCCCCTCCACACCTGGGTTCCAAGAGTGTACCAGAGGCTTCCGTCGCCCCTCGTTCCGGTATTCATAGCCCTCGAGGGAACTGGCGTTTACTTCTCGCTGAGGATATTCTTCGAGACGCTCCCTCACTCCCAGGTGGTTGGTTACTCCATTGCAGTCCTAGGAACTGTCTCTGTCTTTGCCACCCTTTACTCCTTCAAGGAAATCCGCCTCAAGACCAAGTTCGCCTACCACAGCGTGATGGACGTCGGCGTTTCTTACTTCGCCCTCGGTTCGGCCCTCGTCTTGGGCGGGACGCTTGGAACGGTAGCTTTAGTTGGTGCAATCCTGCACACCCTCTACCAGACACTCTACAAGAGCGCCATCTTCTTCGGTTTGGGGGCGATAGAACACTACGGCGAGGAACCAAACATATGCTCCCTGAGGAAGCTCCTCAAGGGCCACGTTATAACCCTCTTCATATCTCTTTCGGCCTTTTCGATGGCAGGGGTTCCGCCACTTGCGGCATTCGTGAGCAAGTGGCTTATCTATGAAGCCTCCTTTGGAACGGCCAACGTCTACCTCTGGATAATGGGGCTTACCGTTGCCTTCCTCGGCCTCTTCCCGCTCGCCTCCATACTCCAGGTCAGGCGCATCAACAGGCTCCTCTGCAAGAGGGAAGTTGAGAGGGAGGAGGTGCCGCTCTACATAAGGTCTGTAACTGGTGTGGTGGCCTTCCTCGGCTTCTTTGTGGCGATATTCCCTCTTATGGTCTTCCCCTGGCTCCAGCACATAGTCGGAGAGCTTATCGGGGTTGAGATTGAAAGCCTCTCAAAGACGTTCTTCGCCAGCCCTATCACCGTCTTTGCCGTTGCACTGCTCTTCGTCTCTACATATGCGGGCTGGAAAATAGGCAGGATGCCCACCGACAGGGTCAGCGAGCTCCTCCTCATCTTCTACAACATGGGTGACATACTCCGCTTTACAGCGGAGTTTTTCCTGAAGGAGGGCAAGAAGGCCTACCTCACCTACATCCTGCCGGTCATAAAGGTCGTTCCAAAGCACGAGCTCCCGCTCGTCAAGGACTACGACGATGCCCTCGATTATCCAGTTAAACACCTCGACGAGGCCATGTTCATGCCCCTGATAAGGCTCTTTGAGAGACTCGCCAAGTGGGGTGGAGAGAAGAACCTCGACATGAACGCGCTGATAAGCGGGTTTGCGGTGGCTTTGGCCCTGCTGATAGTTCTCCTGGGGGTGGTATCGTGA
- a CDS encoding monovalent cation/H+ antiporter complex subunit F: MNIVDVFREVLYFAAVIYTLAFALYGIRAIKGPTTADIILAVDCLSFDMAAFMVVLGIYFKSIMLASGAIILALWAFMLDIYYTKYVLYGEVEV, encoded by the coding sequence GTGAACATAGTTGACGTTTTCCGGGAAGTGCTCTACTTCGCGGCGGTCATCTACACCCTCGCCTTCGCCCTCTACGGGATAAGGGCAATAAAGGGCCCGACCACGGCGGACATCATTCTCGCAGTGGACTGCCTCTCCTTCGATATGGCAGCGTTCATGGTCGTCCTCGGGATATACTTCAAGTCAATCATGCTCGCGAGCGGTGCTATAATCCTCGCCCTCTGGGCCTTCATGCTGGACATCTACTACACCAAGTACGTCCTCTACGGGGAGGTGGAGGTATGA
- the mnhG gene encoding monovalent cation/H(+) antiporter subunit G — translation MIDQIIFVIGSIAILLGAIYDLIAAIGMLRFGDFYMRTHAATVGTIGGAALPVFGAGLVALVYQPLGEQRFFMAGIAFTVGILILIIAPTGSHSLVSAVYFGKIGKKPKLVVDHLEEDLPKRSDVAELVREHEEVPGEEEEPKFTFRRV, via the coding sequence ATGATAGACCAGATCATCTTCGTCATCGGTTCAATAGCGATACTCCTCGGTGCCATATACGACCTCATAGCCGCTATAGGAATGCTCCGCTTCGGGGACTTCTACATGAGAACCCACGCGGCCACCGTCGGAACGATAGGCGGAGCGGCTCTTCCAGTCTTTGGAGCAGGATTGGTTGCCCTCGTTTACCAGCCCCTCGGTGAGCAGAGGTTCTTCATGGCGGGAATAGCTTTCACCGTCGGAATCCTTATCCTGATCATAGCTCCCACAGGCTCACACTCACTCGTCTCGGCTGTTTACTTCGGCAAGATTGGAAAGAAGCCAAAGCTCGTGGTGGATCACCTCGAGGAAGACCTGCCGAAGAGGAGCGACGTTGCCGAGCTTGTGAGGGAGCACGAAGAGGTTCCCGGTGAGGAGGAAGAACCGAAGTTCACCTTCAGGAGGGTCTGA
- a CDS encoding hydrogenase subunit MbhD domain-containing protein: MQELHFIILAIVVSFGFVFSYLAMKEHDLLKTLALSSVQSTFFALGFYILAAPDIVLAYLAIAVGAYTALVILAISKTERYEVGE, encoded by the coding sequence ATGCAGGAGCTCCACTTCATAATCTTAGCGATCGTCGTTTCCTTTGGCTTCGTGTTCAGCTATCTGGCAATGAAGGAGCACGACCTACTCAAGACCCTCGCCCTAAGCTCGGTTCAGTCAACCTTCTTCGCTCTCGGCTTCTACATCCTGGCCGCCCCGGACATCGTTTTAGCTTACCTTGCCATAGCTGTTGGAGCCTACACCGCCCTCGTCATCCTTGCGATAAGCAAAACAGAGAGGTACGAGGTGGGAGAATGA